The genomic DNA ATGCCATCAATCTTGCCCGGTGCCTTGGCGCTTAGAACCAACTTATCCCCCGGCTGTAAAGTCGTTTTGCCGTTGGGAACAATCTTTTTGCCTTCGCGCAGCAACAACACAAGAATCGTCTCAGCCGGCAACAGAATGTCTTGAATCATGCTGTTTGCCCACGGATGATTTTCGGGTACTGAAAACTGAATAAACTGAATCGGTACCTCGTCACTGTAATCGGTAAAGGTTTTCATAACGTCAGAATTCTCGTCAATCATATCTAACTTGCGTGCTACGAACGGAATCATCGAGCCCTGAACCAAAATCGACAGTAATACAATAAAGAATACAATGTGGAACAGGTCAGTGCTGGTGTAAGCAGAGTTTATGGTCGCCATGACTGCAAACACAATTGACGCCGCACCGCGCAGTCCAGCCCACGATACAAGCTGCTGCTGCTTAACAGCGCCGCGAAACGGCGCAAGAATAGCAAACACCGCTACCGGTCGAGCGACAAAGGTCAAAAACAGCGCAATGGCCAGCGCGGTAAACGCCACATTAAGCAGCAGAGACGGCGTCGCCAGTAAACCCAGCAAAAAGAACAACACCACCTGCATCAGCCCAGTGGCTGTGTCAAAAAAGTGTACAATAGCCTTTTTGTTCCTAATTTCGTGGTTGCCCATGATAATACCGACGATATAGGCGCTCAAATAGCCATTTCCCCCAATCGCCTCGGGCGCAGCATAAGAGAGAATCGCAACCCCAAGAATGAAGATCGCATCAAATCCGTCTGCGGCAAATTGGAATTTTTTAAGTGCCCAAAGCGCCGCTGCTGCAATAGCCCCACCGAAAACCACGCCATAGGTCAGCTGTGCAAAAATCATGTATGCAATCTGCCCGCCTTTGGCACTGCCACTCATAATCGACAAAATCACGACGGTGAGCATATAGGCGCAAGGATCGTTGCTGCCGCTTTCCACTTCAAGCATCGATGCCGTGTTATATTTAAGATTTAAACGCTTTGAACGCAGAATTGAAAACACAGAGGCCGCATCGGTTGAACTGATAACTGCGCCAATAAGAAAACTTTCGAGAAAATTGATCCGTAATATAAAATGACAAAACAGTCCCGTAATGCCCGCAGTGAGTACAACACCAACGGAAGAGAGCAACACCGCTTGCACCGCAACAGGCTTCGCTTCACTCCACCTGGTGCCAAACCCACCGTAGAACATGACAAAAACAAGCGCAACGGCGCAGATCTGTCCAGCGAAAGCATAATCATTAAAAGGGATTTTCACTACCCCTTCGGCACCAAAAACCATACCCAACAGAATAAACGCCAGCAGCACCGGAATGCCCAGCTTGCTCGACAGCTTATTGAAACCCACGCAGGTAATTAAAATAAACGCAGCTAATAATAAATAGACCGGCAAAACCAAACCTCCCCTTGGGTGCCTTATGGCACGCTGTAAATATCAATATCATGCCATACAGCGCGCTTACGCAATAACTTCATCGCCTGACCCGCTTAGGCCAGGCGCGCTACATAAAATCTTGTAATGATAAGTAATTGTATTTGTGGGTCCACCAGTCTCTGACCCTTTGTTTACCTTTAAGTATTGATGGCGCTGACTGCTGCTACTTGTTACGCCCGTTTTTAAACACCATCATCATTTCGCGTGTCAAACTCAAATTATCGGGCTGCAACGCAATTTCATCGCGAGTAAACCACTCAGCTAATGCCAGTTCGTCGGTTTGCAGCGTGACGGTGGTATCACCGTCAACTTCAGCGAAAAATCCACAGAGCAGCGAGCTTGAAAAAGCCCACGGCTGGCTCTTATAGTAGGTGATGTTCTTGACCTTGAGGCCAACCTCTTCCATCACCTCGCGCTCAACCGTCTGCTCCAGCGTCTCGCCGATCTCGGTAAAGCCCGCCACCAGTGCGTAGTTGGAAAAGGGGCGGCCGGCATATTTGGTCATCAGCAGCCGGTCACCGGCGGTGATGGCTACGATGATACCGGGGGATATTTTAGGGTAGATGGTGTTCCCGCAGTTTTCGCAGG from Oscillospiraceae bacterium MB24-C1 includes the following:
- a CDS encoding potassium/proton antiporter, with translation MPVYLLLAAFILITCVGFNKLSSKLGIPVLLAFILLGMVFGAEGVVKIPFNDYAFAGQICAVALVFVMFYGGFGTRWSEAKPVAVQAVLLSSVGVVLTAGITGLFCHFILRINFLESFLIGAVISSTDAASVFSILRSKRLNLKYNTASMLEVESGSNDPCAYMLTVVILSIMSGSAKGGQIAYMIFAQLTYGVVFGGAIAAAALWALKKFQFAADGFDAIFILGVAILSYAAPEAIGGNGYLSAYIVGIIMGNHEIRNKKAIVHFFDTATGLMQVVLFFLLGLLATPSLLLNVAFTALAIALFLTFVARPVAVFAILAPFRGAVKQQQLVSWAGLRGAASIVFAVMATINSAYTSTDLFHIVFFIVLLSILVQGSMIPFVARKLDMIDENSDVMKTFTDYSDEVPIQFIQFSVPENHPWANSMIQDILLPAETILVLLLREGKKIVPNGKTTLQPGDKLVLSAKAPGKIDGISLFEKRIGKGDKWENKRVSEIFNKPDMLIIMVQRKDRVIIPRGSTVIKENDVLVINHSSR
- the nudC gene encoding NAD(+) diphosphatase; translated protein: MIQDIAPKKYDNAFHVKSPRDNDTVFVFDKNAVLCHKSGEGVLYPTLAQIGVNSDCTFLFSIDDTDYFLLRTTEYKVPSGFTFENITLFRTALPGDLAFAGFVAWQIYNWYNDNKFCGRCGYPLVPSEKERMLACENCGNTIYPKISPGIIVAITAGDRLLMTKYAGRPFSNYALVAGFTEIGETLEQTVEREVMEEVGLKVKNITYYKSQPWAFSSSLLCGFFAEVDGDTTVTLQTDELALAEWFTRDEIALQPDNLSLTREMMMVFKNGRNK